The proteins below are encoded in one region of Chloroflexota bacterium:
- a CDS encoding interleukin-like EMT inducer domain-containing protein encodes MRFTHLLVLFLLLVLAIGLSFPLVTQLTTHVPGTDTWAFDEYTFLWSMWYFKFSLIDQISSPLHTDLIFFPLGLDLILYTYNLLGTVLALPLQLVAGVPLASNLINLLATVLSGYGTFLLVRYLLRRGISGVDQPASHQGRDWTFTRDGAALIAGLVFAFASNRAIYLSLGHYNIYHTQWVPFFVLYLIKTLDRARRHDAIMAGLFGGLALLTDMLYGVLLAAIALPLVLFALFRRGSRADPTGPSTRQLLVGVIGIAAVAALVSAVLLVPTVGEGLSGDYALEGWGDAQKLSSDLAGLVTPTDLHPLWGGDWTAELRAVEAGEGRFSDINTLFLGYATLALATIGALAGRRKTLPWVILALLSALFALGPLLQIHGESLFHLDGLDTTVPLPFIITHYLPFIKGYRAPNRFSIPLMLALAVLAGYGVSWIVGRLLSLSSGRGGSRLLLPEIEGSSGRRLLAVAMVLLAGAAIVFEHLAWPMPVTDSRIPAVYQELAGSEGNGTIMQLPMGWRNGFRVFGSEDTRVQWYQSDHKRPIISGNAVRNPPFKFEYFERQPLLQAIAGLEMYQQPDEITDQRARQSADDLVALWNVDYLVVNPPVPGRYPYADTWQAARDYALDVLPVDPEPLWQADGVQVFRVRQPLVPFPFGLDFGTADTSAYRGVGWSADEQDISGATGVWAMGREADLYLPLRLVETRPLRLVLRVQPFSYPDAAPQSLNVRFNGVDLGTRAVTPGWQELAFDVPAEAAVDGLNSLNFSFIESAQPADVLQGQGMIGSSGVQSPVDIEINSGGTAQDIAFITVSDPEGVEQDASSGRRGYNLSVIDPDSGELLAVRGFDTWANEFEAETMADFIEEIEEGVIVVAAVRDDGSRFLTDRAVAALADLGSQVDLRQTPGYGHGLVGVKGASPGSAAEAIGPDGAYLRVAADRRPLSVAFDWLRLEDPR; translated from the coding sequence ATGCGATTCACGCACCTTTTGGTGCTCTTTCTTTTGTTGGTGCTGGCCATTGGTCTTAGCTTTCCATTGGTCACCCAACTTACCACCCATGTGCCGGGGACCGATACCTGGGCCTTCGACGAGTATACGTTCCTTTGGAGCATGTGGTATTTCAAGTTCTCCCTTATCGATCAGATTTCCTCGCCTCTTCACACCGATCTGATCTTTTTCCCGCTGGGCCTTGACCTGATCCTATATACCTACAATCTGCTGGGCACCGTGCTGGCGCTGCCCCTGCAACTGGTGGCCGGGGTACCACTTGCAAGCAACTTGATCAACTTGCTTGCCACGGTACTCAGCGGCTATGGTACGTTCTTGCTGGTCCGCTACCTGCTGAGGCGTGGAATCAGCGGCGTCGATCAGCCAGCGAGTCACCAAGGCCGCGATTGGACGTTTACGCGCGATGGGGCGGCACTGATTGCCGGGTTGGTATTTGCCTTTGCCTCCAACCGGGCCATTTATCTATCGCTTGGCCATTACAATATCTACCATACCCAATGGGTGCCCTTCTTTGTCCTCTATCTCATCAAAACCCTGGATCGCGCTCGCCGGCACGATGCCATCATGGCAGGGCTATTCGGAGGGCTGGCACTGCTGACAGATATGCTCTATGGCGTGTTACTGGCAGCCATTGCCCTGCCACTGGTTTTGTTCGCCCTGTTCCGGCGTGGTTCGCGGGCTGATCCCACCGGACCTTCAACTCGCCAGCTCTTGGTCGGGGTCATTGGTATCGCCGCGGTTGCAGCGCTGGTGAGTGCAGTCTTGCTCGTTCCAACCGTGGGAGAAGGATTGAGTGGCGACTATGCGCTGGAGGGTTGGGGTGATGCGCAAAAACTAAGCAGTGATCTGGCCGGTCTGGTGACACCCACGGATCTTCACCCGTTGTGGGGCGGAGACTGGACGGCGGAACTGCGAGCAGTGGAAGCGGGAGAGGGACGGTTCAGCGATATAAACACCCTCTTTCTGGGCTATGCGACCCTGGCGCTGGCCACTATTGGCGCTCTCGCGGGGCGGCGCAAAACGCTGCCCTGGGTCATTCTGGCCTTGTTGAGCGCTTTGTTTGCCCTTGGCCCGTTGCTGCAGATCCATGGCGAGTCGTTATTTCACCTCGATGGGCTCGACACCACGGTGCCTTTGCCTTTTATCATCACCCACTATTTGCCTTTCATCAAGGGATATCGGGCCCCCAATCGTTTCAGTATCCCGCTGATGCTGGCTCTTGCCGTGCTGGCAGGTTACGGCGTATCGTGGATTGTGGGTCGTCTCCTGAGCCTGAGTTCGGGCCGCGGGGGTTCTCGTTTGCTTCTGCCTGAGATCGAAGGATCGTCGGGCCGTCGCCTGTTGGCCGTCGCCATGGTTTTGCTGGCAGGCGCCGCAATTGTGTTTGAGCACCTGGCGTGGCCAATGCCGGTGACCGACTCTCGCATCCCTGCGGTCTACCAGGAACTTGCCGGCAGCGAGGGCAACGGCACAATCATGCAGTTGCCAATGGGCTGGCGAAACGGCTTCCGGGTCTTTGGTTCAGAAGATACCCGGGTTCAGTGGTATCAGTCCGATCACAAAAGACCGATCATCAGCGGCAATGCCGTTCGCAATCCTCCTTTTAAGTTTGAGTATTTCGAACGCCAGCCGCTGCTGCAGGCAATCGCGGGCCTGGAGATGTACCAACAGCCCGACGAGATCACTGACCAGCGCGCGCGTCAAAGCGCCGATGATCTGGTCGCTCTTTGGAACGTGGACTATCTGGTAGTCAATCCGCCGGTGCCGGGTCGATATCCCTATGCCGATACCTGGCAGGCGGCCCGGGACTATGCGCTGGATGTGTTACCGGTCGATCCTGAACCGCTCTGGCAGGCCGATGGGGTCCAGGTTTTTCGGGTCAGGCAACCGTTGGTTCCCTTCCCCTTTGGTCTCGATTTCGGAACAGCCGACACCAGCGCGTACCGGGGTGTTGGCTGGAGTGCTGATGAGCAGGATATATCGGGAGCGACCGGGGTCTGGGCGATGGGGAGAGAGGCTGATCTGTACCTTCCCCTCCGGCTGGTCGAAACCCGTCCGCTGCGACTGGTCCTGCGGGTCCAGCCTTTCTCCTATCCAGACGCTGCCCCGCAGTCTTTGAATGTTCGGTTCAACGGCGTTGACCTCGGGACCCGGGCAGTCACTCCCGGTTGGCAGGAATTGGCCTTCGATGTGCCTGCCGAGGCCGCCGTCGATGGGTTGAACAGCTTGAACTTTTCTTTCATCGAAAGCGCGCAACCAGCCGATGTTTTACAGGGTCAGGGCATGATCGGCAGCAGCGGCGTTCAGAGCCCGGTGGACATCGAGATCAATAGCGGAGGCACCGCTCAGGACATTGCCTTCATCACAGTGTCGGACCCTGAGGGGGTTGAACAGGATGCTTCATCGGGTCGGCGAGGTTACAACCTGAGTGTCATCGATCCTGACTCCGGTGAACTGCTGGCCGTTCGCGGCTTCGATACCTGGGCCAACGAATTCGAAGCGGAGACGATGGCGGATTTTATTGAAGAGATAGAAGAAGGGGTGATCGTCGTAGCTGCAGTGCGAGATGACGGAAGCCGCTTCCTGACCGATCGGGCGGTCGCCGCCCTGGCGGACCTTGGCAGCCAGGTAGACCTGCGCCAGACCCCCGGCTATGGACATGGCCTGGTCGGTGTCAAGGGTGCATCTCCCGGCTCTGCGGCCGAGGCTATCGGGCCTGATGGCGCGTACCTGCGTGTCGCTGCCGATCGACGGCCTCTGTCGGTGGCCTTCGACTGGTTGCGCCTGGAGGACCCCCGGTAA
- a CDS encoding glycosyltransferase family 39 protein, whose amino-acid sequence MTNNQLSILNDQRSPKHVFFIILLIYLILAVAYSVVVPLAEAPDEADHYAYLRYIGVNRGLAEGPTVTQSKHPPLYHAIAGGLTGWTGLDFDFLRSNPDAVPLGPDKPPNFFVHTTLEDFPWQRGPLAMHLARGLSIVFGAVTLWATWALGREVFPEREAIGLLAAAFLAGLPGFLFISSAINNDNAAGAFAALAMLLSAQTVRRGLSTRRSLLLGIVLGLGALSKVGTLAIWPLAGLAILATWWLERSRSSWKALLGHLLLVFGLGALLASPWYLRNWRLYGDPFGWELVRMTIDQRLAPLAPGDIRWLLWGLHRTFWGRFGGAGQIQLPAWAYAAAAFFGAALLVGIVRYLEQMVKGGSADQRIGEAEGRKDGERGDSGVSDAGAAEMPSSGAYDRSELISRKRQLGLLILLAAAPALIFVTLVRYSAIALGTDQARLLWPALSAIAVWVGVGVVGLLDWVYGGEDQAGAWRVGDLKLVGVFTLFMALFGLAALLGVIRPAFAAPQPLSSHQAPVRQPLALFGGTFELVDTQLPGEPIEAGQPAAVRLVWQATSAISADLRPSVRLVHSDGWLAAEWTHAPADGRYSTDHWQPDEPIADDYLLVPEPGGSGDYQVEVSVRPFAGPWLPEASGSTGFEDRPAFVIGSIEYR is encoded by the coding sequence ATGACCAATAATCAATTGTCAATTCTCAATGATCAGCGGTCGCCGAAGCACGTTTTTTTCATCATCCTGCTGATATACCTGATCCTGGCCGTGGCCTATTCGGTGGTTGTGCCATTGGCTGAGGCTCCCGACGAGGCGGATCATTACGCGTATCTGCGCTACATCGGAGTGAATCGCGGTTTGGCGGAGGGCCCCACGGTAACCCAGAGCAAGCACCCGCCGCTCTACCACGCGATCGCAGGCGGACTCACCGGCTGGACCGGGTTGGATTTTGATTTCCTGCGTTCAAATCCTGACGCCGTGCCGCTGGGGCCGGATAAGCCCCCTAATTTTTTCGTCCACACTACGCTGGAGGATTTTCCGTGGCAGAGAGGGCCACTGGCCATGCACCTGGCGCGGGGACTCTCGATTGTTTTTGGCGCAGTAACTCTCTGGGCCACCTGGGCCCTGGGGCGGGAGGTGTTCCCCGAACGAGAGGCAATCGGGTTGTTGGCCGCGGCATTTCTGGCTGGACTGCCGGGATTCCTATTTATCAGCAGCGCCATCAACAATGACAACGCCGCCGGCGCCTTTGCAGCGCTGGCAATGCTTTTGTCGGCGCAAACGGTGCGCCGGGGGCTATCGACCAGGCGCAGCCTTTTACTGGGCATCGTTTTAGGATTGGGGGCCCTCTCCAAGGTCGGAACGCTGGCTATCTGGCCACTGGCAGGCCTGGCGATTCTGGCAACCTGGTGGCTCGAAAGGTCCCGATCGTCGTGGAAGGCGCTGCTGGGACATTTGCTGTTGGTCTTCGGGCTGGGCGCGTTGCTCGCGTCTCCCTGGTACTTGCGCAATTGGCGTCTCTACGGGGATCCTTTCGGGTGGGAGTTGGTGCGCATGACTATCGACCAACGACTGGCACCGCTGGCTCCTGGAGACATACGCTGGTTGTTGTGGGGACTCCACCGCACCTTCTGGGGTCGCTTCGGGGGAGCTGGACAGATCCAGCTGCCAGCCTGGGCCTATGCGGCGGCAGCCTTTTTTGGAGCAGCCCTGCTGGTTGGGATCGTGCGGTATCTGGAGCAGATGGTAAAAGGGGGATCAGCAGATCAACGAATTGGCGAAGCGGAGGGTCGCAAAGATGGAGAAAGGGGGGATAGCGGGGTCAGCGATGCAGGGGCCGCGGAAATGCCATCGAGCGGCGCATACGACCGATCTGAGCTGATTTCCCGGAAGCGACAATTGGGATTGTTGATTCTTCTGGCTGCTGCACCGGCGTTGATATTTGTCACTCTGGTGCGTTACAGCGCTATAGCCCTTGGCACCGATCAGGCTCGCCTGCTCTGGCCCGCGCTTTCAGCCATCGCCGTCTGGGTTGGCGTGGGCGTGGTGGGCCTGCTGGATTGGGTCTATGGCGGTGAGGATCAGGCAGGTGCCTGGCGGGTTGGTGACCTCAAACTCGTCGGCGTATTCACCCTGTTCATGGCTCTCTTTGGCCTGGCGGCACTGTTGGGTGTGATCAGACCTGCTTTTGCTGCACCACAACCTCTCTCGTCCCATCAGGCACCGGTGCGACAACCCCTGGCCTTGTTTGGAGGAACATTCGAACTGGTGGATACCCAGTTGCCTGGCGAGCCGATCGAGGCCGGGCAACCGGCTGCGGTCCGACTTGTCTGGCAGGCCACTTCTGCTATCTCCGCTGATCTGCGCCCATCGGTGCGATTAGTTCACAGCGATGGCTGGCTGGCCGCCGAGTGGACTCACGCGCCGGCCGACGGCCGTTATAGCACCGATCATTGGCAACCGGACGAACCGATCGCCGACGATTACCTTTTGGTGCCCGAGCCGGGGGGATCAGGCGACTATCAAGTGGAAGTCAGCGTTCGGCCATTTGCAGGACCATGGCTTCCTGAAGCCTCCGGTTCCACCGGCTTCGAGGATCGTCCAGCCTTCGTGATTGGCAGCATAGAATACCGGTGA
- a CDS encoding 6-pyruvoyl-tetrahydropterin synthase-related protein produces MSTRQSRGIQRWLEDNATLAYGALLLLLLIPALLPLLGSGFFASDDGRFHVYRTAALADAWRHGIILPRLFPDFGFGYGQAVLNYYSPLSYFPGALLSLLGVSPVAAARLTIASSFVLAALAAFAYLRYLLKAGSKRFGNWPARNAAAGVLAAVVYTYAPYHLADAYLRGALPELAAFIFPPLILWAYTAAFLEDNPWPAMLWGTLAWAGLVLTHNLTALMMALVAGVHLLAMAGWSGRWRRLPGTALSLALAIGITAVYWLPVLVENSSVGLGLGASEGYRNHFLTVVDLLRPALAYFRGATDTLGRLYPLSWFAVALLVTGLGLLLLRAVQRRLPGIWPSTAFHVGLTAFAMFMTTGAALVIWNPLTPVLGHLQYPWRFLLLEAVGLMGIAGALPALLPKVRPVIIVAIMAPIAILVSTAGLQLEPLSMSAADVWFPDRMWREDADAGQVGATWTGEFLPVGVTEQRWALGRSLEGGADGPALQPAPTIDLTELSYDSLTALVSTPGPMKLRLHQFYQPGWQASIGGKPVPLAATGELGLVTLDLPAGNHQVHVSYGGTPARKAGLVVTLLSVVAWAALVWWQARSRRGLLVTSVLVGLAALILTLNSQGIGRKTWTPKPVQATLEDVATLIAADAESMPDLGVAEVTLYWLALRETTVDYTAFVHLLGQHGEVIAQDDGSPVGGFTPTTRWRQGEIIVDRHVIPLPADLPPGTYGLRAGMYQPETLRNLTTDPATSDNRVDLGSIEWLLMTNDQ; encoded by the coding sequence ATGTCGACCCGGCAGTCCAGAGGAATCCAGCGCTGGCTCGAGGACAATGCGACGCTGGCCTACGGGGCACTGTTGCTTCTGTTGCTGATTCCTGCCTTGTTGCCACTGCTGGGATCAGGTTTTTTTGCTTCGGATGACGGTCGTTTTCACGTTTACCGCACGGCCGCGCTGGCAGATGCCTGGCGACATGGGATCATCCTTCCCCGGCTATTTCCCGATTTCGGCTTCGGCTATGGGCAGGCAGTTTTAAACTACTATTCTCCCCTGAGCTATTTTCCGGGGGCATTGCTTTCACTGCTGGGAGTCTCTCCGGTCGCCGCGGCCAGGCTTACGATCGCATCGAGCTTTGTCCTGGCGGCCCTGGCAGCTTTCGCCTATCTGCGGTATCTGCTGAAGGCCGGCAGCAAACGTTTTGGCAATTGGCCCGCCCGAAATGCTGCCGCCGGTGTTCTGGCTGCCGTGGTATACACCTACGCTCCTTATCACCTGGCTGACGCTTATCTTCGCGGCGCGTTGCCTGAACTTGCCGCATTTATTTTTCCACCTTTGATCCTTTGGGCATACACCGCGGCCTTTCTGGAGGATAACCCATGGCCCGCCATGCTTTGGGGAACACTGGCATGGGCGGGATTGGTGCTGACCCACAATCTGACTGCCCTCATGATGGCTTTGGTGGCTGGCGTGCACCTTCTGGCCATGGCAGGTTGGTCGGGACGATGGCGGCGACTGCCCGGCACCGCGCTCTCGCTGGCCCTGGCGATCGGCATCACCGCCGTCTACTGGCTGCCGGTGCTGGTGGAGAATTCGTCGGTGGGGCTGGGGCTGGGAGCTTCCGAGGGCTACCGAAATCACTTTTTGACGGTTGTCGACCTGCTGCGCCCCGCTCTGGCCTATTTTCGTGGCGCAACCGACACCCTGGGCCGGCTGTATCCGCTCAGCTGGTTCGCGGTGGCACTGCTTGTGACCGGTCTGGGTTTGTTGCTGTTGCGCGCGGTGCAGCGAAGGCTGCCGGGAATCTGGCCATCCACTGCCTTTCATGTTGGGCTGACAGCCTTTGCCATGTTCATGACCACCGGTGCAGCTCTCGTGATCTGGAATCCATTGACACCGGTTCTGGGGCATTTGCAATACCCATGGCGCTTTCTGCTTCTGGAGGCAGTGGGTTTGATGGGAATCGCAGGAGCATTGCCAGCACTTCTACCCAAGGTGCGCCCTGTCATCATCGTCGCCATCATGGCGCCGATTGCCATTCTGGTTTCCACCGCGGGCCTTCAACTGGAACCACTATCGATGAGCGCAGCCGACGTTTGGTTTCCGGATCGCATGTGGCGCGAGGATGCTGATGCCGGTCAGGTTGGCGCCACGTGGACAGGGGAGTTTTTACCCGTCGGTGTGACCGAGCAGCGCTGGGCCCTGGGCCGGTCGCTGGAAGGCGGGGCGGATGGCCCGGCTTTGCAGCCCGCGCCCACCATTGATCTGACGGAATTGTCCTACGACAGCCTTACTGCCCTGGTTTCCACGCCGGGACCCATGAAACTGCGCCTGCACCAGTTCTATCAACCCGGCTGGCAAGCTTCGATTGGCGGCAAGCCGGTACCGCTTGCTGCCACGGGCGAACTGGGGCTGGTGACACTCGATCTGCCAGCCGGCAACCATCAGGTCCATGTTTCCTACGGCGGCACACCGGCTCGAAAAGCCGGTCTTGTCGTAACGCTGCTGTCCGTGGTTGCCTGGGCGGCTCTGGTGTGGTGGCAGGCCCGTTCCCGACGAGGGCTGTTGGTTACCAGTGTTCTGGTGGGCCTGGCAGCCCTGATTTTGACACTGAACAGCCAGGGAATCGGCCGCAAGACCTGGACTCCGAAACCGGTGCAGGCGACTCTGGAGGATGTTGCCACGTTGATTGCTGCGGATGCAGAATCGATGCCTGACCTGGGTGTGGCAGAAGTGACCCTCTACTGGCTGGCTTTGCGGGAGACTACCGTCGATTACACAGCCTTCGTCCATCTGCTTGGGCAGCATGGCGAGGTGATCGCGCAAGACGACGGGAGTCCTGTCGGTGGTTTCACACCAACGACCCGCTGGCGCCAGGGTGAGATCATTGTCGACCGGCACGTCATTCCATTGCCCGCCGATCTGCCGCCGGGAACCTACGGCCTCCGGGCGGGGATGTATCAACCGGAAACCTTGCGCAACCTGACGACCGACCCTGCCACGTCTGACAATCGGGTTGATCTGGGAAGCATTGAATGGTTGTTAATGACCAATGACCAATAA
- a CDS encoding response regulator transcription factor — protein sequence MDGSGNKNSGTFAVPLPRWYNQFDSMVAVQPMPDEKGSDPMRVLIVDDDPPSLKMTAFLLAEEGYEVVTADNGTDALRLVEEEIPDLVILDVMMPGLDGLQVTQRIRQSMNLPIIMLSAKGETSDRVSGLDVGADDYLAKPFEPSELLARVRSVLRRAEAFTFGEPESALVADGFHLDPVTNIVRLPSGDNVELTPIEFRLLHCLVRNQGRSLSHEQIISNVWGYDYDGYSNQVAVYVRRLRLKIEVDPEEPRHLLTVRGLGYKFVL from the coding sequence ATGGACGGCAGTGGCAATAAAAATAGTGGGACTTTTGCTGTACCTCTTCCCCGGTGGTATAATCAGTTCGATTCTATGGTTGCTGTGCAGCCAATGCCAGATGAGAAGGGGTCCGATCCGATGCGTGTGTTGATTGTCGACGATGATCCTCCAAGTTTAAAAATGACCGCCTTCCTGTTGGCGGAAGAGGGCTATGAAGTAGTCACGGCCGACAACGGAACCGATGCCCTGCGCCTGGTGGAAGAGGAGATACCCGACCTGGTCATTCTGGATGTCATGATGCCCGGTCTGGATGGGCTGCAGGTAACACAGCGTATCCGGCAGAGCATGAATCTGCCCATCATCATGCTTTCGGCCAAGGGCGAAACCAGCGATCGTGTTTCAGGGCTCGATGTTGGTGCAGACGATTATCTTGCCAAACCCTTTGAGCCGTCAGAATTGCTTGCACGGGTACGGTCGGTGTTGCGGCGCGCCGAGGCTTTCACCTTCGGCGAGCCCGAGTCTGCCCTGGTCGCCGACGGTTTTCATCTCGACCCGGTAACAAATATCGTTCGTTTACCCAGTGGGGATAATGTCGAATTAACGCCCATTGAGTTCCGATTATTACACTGTCTGGTGCGAAACCAGGGGCGTTCGCTCAGTCATGAGCAGATTATCAGCAATGTGTGGGGCTATGACTACGACGGTTACAGCAATCAGGTTGCGGTTTATGTGCGCCGCCTGCGTCTCAAAATCGAAGTTGATCCGGAAGAACCCAGGCACCTGCTCACGGTCAGGGGGCTTGGATATAAATTTGTGCTGTAA
- a CDS encoding SH3 domain-containing protein, with protein sequence MSTFSERGKSTDRQKTAEQANALYDQGMAHYQRREWGQALDCFTRLKQIRPDWPGINSLIDESRWFLQLEQVDSGDANGSVSAQEDTGRGQRGIRWLLPVAIVIGLLGALTLWQGWIPGIDLGRSLEREALYNRGQASLAVGDYAGAREAFAALSVLDPGNPAAQQGLERASRLEKLAQSYQEAEAAIEAADWDTAEANLLAILALDPAYGEAAGLLTAVIHQRDASQLFDKGVSAYDSGDYSIAIQYLSRLADLDPAYQRDAVRELLFVLYLSEGRALLATPDAGSDTIRQAIGRFGNALALRPRNVEAGAESQVANQYLAARQAYERQDWRQAENHLRALLEQDSEYADGQVRELYFQVLTARADQARSAGLLDDAFTDYQQALALSVQDASAARNGLDALSAIFTPTPAATATPTPSPLPTPFVEVAADILNVRLGPGTDFPVLGQVRAGERMALVGRNESGDWVVVCCVNGQPGWLAALLVTTNADIDSLPVGLPPTPVATDTPTATQTATPTPTETPGETGSQPGSGKPSRPPPTPTRTLVPPTGTAVPSTDTPVPSTDTPIPSTDTPVPPTDTPVPPTDTPVPPTDTPVPPTDTPVPPTSTPTNTPKPR encoded by the coding sequence ATGAGTACTTTCTCGGAACGCGGTAAATCCACCGACCGGCAGAAAACAGCCGAACAGGCCAACGCACTCTATGATCAAGGCATGGCCCACTACCAGCGGCGGGAGTGGGGCCAGGCGTTGGACTGTTTCACCCGGTTGAAGCAGATCCGGCCCGATTGGCCCGGAATCAACTCGTTGATCGACGAATCCCGCTGGTTTCTGCAGCTGGAGCAAGTCGATTCTGGCGATGCCAACGGCTCTGTTTCCGCCCAGGAGGATACTGGCAGAGGGCAGCGAGGCATTCGCTGGCTGTTGCCGGTCGCCATCGTGATCGGGTTGCTGGGTGCGCTGACATTGTGGCAGGGATGGATCCCCGGAATCGATCTTGGCCGGAGCCTGGAACGGGAGGCCCTCTACAACCGGGGACAGGCCAGCCTGGCCGTGGGTGACTACGCCGGCGCCAGGGAGGCTTTTGCCGCGCTCTCGGTGCTCGATCCAGGCAACCCGGCGGCCCAGCAAGGGCTGGAACGGGCCTCCCGCCTGGAGAAGCTGGCCCAATCCTATCAGGAAGCTGAGGCTGCCATCGAGGCCGCCGATTGGGATACCGCCGAGGCCAACCTGCTGGCCATCCTGGCGCTGGATCCAGCCTATGGCGAGGCCGCCGGCCTGTTGACTGCCGTCATCCACCAGCGCGACGCCTCCCAGCTGTTCGACAAGGGTGTGTCGGCCTACGACTCGGGCGACTATTCGATAGCCATTCAGTATCTCTCGCGGCTGGCCGACCTGGACCCGGCCTACCAGCGGGATGCCGTCAGGGAACTGCTTTTTGTGCTCTATCTCAGCGAGGGCAGGGCGCTGCTGGCGACGCCTGACGCCGGCAGCGATACCATCCGCCAGGCCATCGGGCGTTTCGGCAATGCGCTGGCCTTGCGTCCCCGCAACGTCGAGGCAGGGGCCGAAAGCCAGGTTGCCAACCAGTATCTTGCGGCGCGCCAGGCCTATGAACGGCAGGATTGGCGGCAGGCGGAGAACCATCTGCGCGCGCTGCTCGAGCAGGACTCCGAATATGCTGATGGGCAGGTGAGAGAGCTATACTTCCAGGTCCTGACCGCCCGGGCCGACCAGGCTCGATCAGCCGGATTACTGGACGACGCGTTCACGGACTATCAGCAGGCACTGGCCCTGTCTGTCCAGGACGCTTCTGCAGCCCGGAATGGGCTGGACGCCCTGAGCGCAATCTTCACTCCCACGCCGGCGGCCACGGCCACCCCAACGCCATCGCCCCTTCCGACGCCCTTCGTCGAGGTGGCTGCCGACATCCTGAACGTGAGACTCGGGCCAGGAACCGATTTTCCTGTCCTTGGGCAGGTTCGCGCCGGTGAGCGAATGGCCCTGGTTGGCCGCAACGAGAGCGGTGATTGGGTGGTGGTGTGCTGTGTCAACGGTCAACCAGGCTGGCTGGCAGCCCTGCTGGTCACAACCAATGCCGATATAGACTCCTTGCCAGTTGGACTGCCGCCGACGCCGGTGGCAACGGATACGCCAACGGCAACTCAAACCGCGACGCCAACACCTACGGAAACGCCTGGGGAGACGGGATCACAGCCGGGATCGGGCAAACCCAGCCGGCCGCCACCCACGCCCACCAGGACGCTGGTGCCACCAACAGGGACGGCGGTACCATCTACCGACACACCGGTACCATCTACCGACACACCGATACCATCTACTGACACACCGGTGCCGCCAACAGACACACCGGTGCCGCCAACAGACACACCGGTGCCGCCAACAGACACGCCGGTGCCGCCAACAGACACACCAGTACCACCGACCAGTACGCCGACCAACACACCGAAACCTCGTTGA